In Liolophura sinensis isolate JHLJ2023 chromosome 2, CUHK_Ljap_v2, whole genome shotgun sequence, a genomic segment contains:
- the LOC135462896 gene encoding fibrillin-3-like isoform X1 translates to MESLRLPRRWGHILISLVILTATCISGMEAMNCGKTTCGHGTSCVQGGCHCNQGYAGLRSVPESNVLFCSKSCWSQSCPDKTTCELVFLYTRASLVFKPLCECSSKDRSPSTGECVDFTADGCRWRCGYRATCVQGVCGCTEGSDIPISFPDRSLQFCLQRCGTGWGVCPVNTTCEKVGVRHVCLCSAGAQRSAKGQCLDIDECEKKPELCGNNAVCVNTEGNHRCACAEGYRQREGKEVGCNLDIDECTENATICGNNSVCTNTMGNYTCACAEGYRQRKDEEVGCSLDVDECADNQTICGNNSVCANTVGNYTCACAVGYRQTEGQEVGCNLDIDECTENPNTCGNNSVCVNTEGNYTCACEEGFKPKEGEELGCSKIATAAAASTAADSSALTIGLAVCIGGVVLLAVVVLAVVVVFRARNRSSGGIRECIGLEMQGKRSDVITHEYITTQSGQQRSGVTNPTYPVLPDVLGSSTQLPSGTDVRYEEVDLPPQAELNHDAQTLYSLAGNFDDQKPSENEHKDLYSDHKIADNKAKQMATEKSQASETSPSESTYNVLSKPHVKSSIATTNTADNYNTLYGLKPNDESLKNIEPGQAGYGNPHRNDDVQYDTTYSAVRQIGDNRAQLTSNGQQDGYEYDELKVQKV, encoded by the exons GTATGGAAGCTATGAACTGTGGCAAGACAACATGTGGACATGGGACATCATGTGTGCAGGGTGGTTGTCATTGTAATCAAGGTTATGCTGGTTTACGGAGTGTGCCTGAAAGTAATGTGCTGTTTTGTTCGA AGAGTTGTTGGTCTCAGTCCTGTCCTGACAAAACTACGTGTGAATTGGTATTCCTGTACACGAGGGCTTCGCTGGTATTCAAACCCCTGTGCGAGTGTTCATCTAAAGACAGATCGCCGTCTACAGGAGAATGTGTGG ATTTTACAGCTGACGGATGTAGATGGCGTTGTGGATACAGGGCGACATGTGTACAAGGTGTCTGTGGTTGTACCGAAGGCTCAGATATCCCGATATCTTTTCCAGATAGATCGCTTCAGTTTTGTCTAC AAAGATGTGGGACTGGATGGGGCGTGTGTCCTGTCAACACCACGTGTGAAAAGGTCGGTGTAAGACATGTGTGTCTTTGCTCAGCTGGAGCACAAAGGTCTGCTAAAGGACAGTGTCTAG ATATCGACGAATGTGAAAAAAAGCCAGAGCTATGTGGCAACAACGCCGTTTGTGTAAACACGGAAGGCAACCACAGGTGCGCGTGTGCAGAGGGATACAGGCAGAGAGAGGGTAAAGAGGTGGGGTGCAACCTGG atattgatgagtgtACCGAAAATGCAACCATATGTGGTAATAACTCCGTTTGTACAAACACGATGGGCAACTACACATGCGCGTGTGCGGAGGGATACAGGCAAAGAAAGGATGAAGAGGTGGGATGCAGTCTGG ATGTTGACGAGTGCGCCGACAATCAAACCATATGTGGTAACAACTCTGTTTGTGCAAACACGGTGGGCAACTACACGTGCGCGTGTGCTGTGGggtacagacagacagagggtCAAGAGGTGGGATGCAATCTGG ATATTGATGAGTGTACCGAAAATCCAAACACATGCGGCAACAattctgtttgtgtaaataCCGAGGGCAACTACACGTGCGCATGTGAGGAGGGATTCAAGCCGAAAGAGGGCGAAGAGTTGGGGTGCAGTAAAA TCGCTACTGCCGCAGCTGCATCTACAGCCGCGGATTCCTCAGCGTTGACGATCGGTCTGGCAGTATGTATAGGCGGAGTGGTTCTTCTGGCCGTGGTCGTACtagccgttgttgttgttttcag GGCAAGAAATCGTTCGAGCGGTGGTATTAGAGAATGTATAGGATTAGAAATGCAGGGGAAACGTTCTGACGTCATAACACACGAATATATCACTACTCAATCTGGACAACAACGAAGCGGAGTTACTAATCCAACATACCCAGTACTACCGGATGTGTTGGGTTCCAGTACACAGTTGCCATCCGGCACTGACGTCCGCTACGAGGAAGTTGACCTACCGCCACAGGCAGAACTGAATCACGATGCACAGACTTTGTATAGCTTAGCAGGAAATTTCGACGATCAGAAGCCTAGTGAGAATGAACATAAGGATCTGTATTCAGATCACAAGATTGCAGACAACAAAGCCAAACAGATGGCTACGGAGAAAAGTCAGGCCTCAGAAACTTCCCCGAGCGAATCCACGTATAATGTTTTGTCCAAACCTCACGTAAAATCTTCCATTGCAACCACCAACACCGCGGACAATTATAACACACTGTATGGTTTAAAACCAAACGATGAAAGCCTAAAAAATATTGAGCCCGGGCAGGCCGGATACGGAAATCCACATAGAAACGATGACGTCCAATATGACACAACATACAGCGCTGTCAGACAAATTGGGGACAATCGCGCACAGCTGACAAGCAATGGCCAACAAGATGGTTATGAGTATGATGAACTTAAGGTACAGAAAGTTTAA
- the LOC135462896 gene encoding uncharacterized protein LOC135462896 isoform X3, with protein sequence MYFTADGCRWRCGYRATCVQGVCGCTEGSDIPISFPDRSLQFCLQRCGTGWGVCPVNTTCEKVGVRHVCLCSAGAQRSAKGQCLDIDECEKKPELCGNNAVCVNTEGNHRCACAEGYRQREGKEVGCNLDIDECTENATICGNNSVCTNTMGNYTCACAEGYRQRKDEEVGCSLDVDECADNQTICGNNSVCANTVGNYTCACAVGYRQTEGQEVGCNLDIDECTENPNTCGNNSVCVNTEGNYTCACEEGFKPKEGEELGCSKIATAAAASTAADSSALTIGLAVCIGGVVLLAVVVLAVVVVFRARNRSSGGIRECIGLEMQGKRSDVITHEYITTQSGQQRSGVTNPTYPVLPDVLGSSTQLPSGTDVRYEEVDLPPQAELNHDAQTLYSLAGNFDDQKPSENEHKDLYSDHKIADNKAKQMATEKSQASETSPSESTYNVLSKPHVKSSIATTNTADNYNTLYGLKPNDESLKNIEPGQAGYGNPHRNDDVQYDTTYSAVRQIGDNRAQLTSNGQQDGYEYDELKVQKV encoded by the exons ATGT ATTTTACAGCTGACGGATGTAGATGGCGTTGTGGATACAGGGCGACATGTGTACAAGGTGTCTGTGGTTGTACCGAAGGCTCAGATATCCCGATATCTTTTCCAGATAGATCGCTTCAGTTTTGTCTAC AAAGATGTGGGACTGGATGGGGCGTGTGTCCTGTCAACACCACGTGTGAAAAGGTCGGTGTAAGACATGTGTGTCTTTGCTCAGCTGGAGCACAAAGGTCTGCTAAAGGACAGTGTCTAG ATATCGACGAATGTGAAAAAAAGCCAGAGCTATGTGGCAACAACGCCGTTTGTGTAAACACGGAAGGCAACCACAGGTGCGCGTGTGCAGAGGGATACAGGCAGAGAGAGGGTAAAGAGGTGGGGTGCAACCTGG atattgatgagtgtACCGAAAATGCAACCATATGTGGTAATAACTCCGTTTGTACAAACACGATGGGCAACTACACATGCGCGTGTGCGGAGGGATACAGGCAAAGAAAGGATGAAGAGGTGGGATGCAGTCTGG ATGTTGACGAGTGCGCCGACAATCAAACCATATGTGGTAACAACTCTGTTTGTGCAAACACGGTGGGCAACTACACGTGCGCGTGTGCTGTGGggtacagacagacagagggtCAAGAGGTGGGATGCAATCTGG ATATTGATGAGTGTACCGAAAATCCAAACACATGCGGCAACAattctgtttgtgtaaataCCGAGGGCAACTACACGTGCGCATGTGAGGAGGGATTCAAGCCGAAAGAGGGCGAAGAGTTGGGGTGCAGTAAAA TCGCTACTGCCGCAGCTGCATCTACAGCCGCGGATTCCTCAGCGTTGACGATCGGTCTGGCAGTATGTATAGGCGGAGTGGTTCTTCTGGCCGTGGTCGTACtagccgttgttgttgttttcag GGCAAGAAATCGTTCGAGCGGTGGTATTAGAGAATGTATAGGATTAGAAATGCAGGGGAAACGTTCTGACGTCATAACACACGAATATATCACTACTCAATCTGGACAACAACGAAGCGGAGTTACTAATCCAACATACCCAGTACTACCGGATGTGTTGGGTTCCAGTACACAGTTGCCATCCGGCACTGACGTCCGCTACGAGGAAGTTGACCTACCGCCACAGGCAGAACTGAATCACGATGCACAGACTTTGTATAGCTTAGCAGGAAATTTCGACGATCAGAAGCCTAGTGAGAATGAACATAAGGATCTGTATTCAGATCACAAGATTGCAGACAACAAAGCCAAACAGATGGCTACGGAGAAAAGTCAGGCCTCAGAAACTTCCCCGAGCGAATCCACGTATAATGTTTTGTCCAAACCTCACGTAAAATCTTCCATTGCAACCACCAACACCGCGGACAATTATAACACACTGTATGGTTTAAAACCAAACGATGAAAGCCTAAAAAATATTGAGCCCGGGCAGGCCGGATACGGAAATCCACATAGAAACGATGACGTCCAATATGACACAACATACAGCGCTGTCAGACAAATTGGGGACAATCGCGCACAGCTGACAAGCAATGGCCAACAAGATGGTTATGAGTATGATGAACTTAAGGTACAGAAAGTTTAA
- the LOC135462896 gene encoding latent-transforming growth factor beta-binding protein 3-like isoform X2, translating to MKYQKPTRRWGEILIPLVILTSICVPGMEAMNCGKTTCGHGTSCVQGGCHCNQGYAGLRSVPESNVLFCSKSCWSQSCPDKTTCELVFLYTRASLVFKPLCECSSKDRSPSTGECVDFTADGCRWRCGYRATCVQGVCGCTEGSDIPISFPDRSLQFCLQRCGTGWGVCPVNTTCEKVGVRHVCLCSAGAQRSAKGQCLDIDECEKKPELCGNNAVCVNTEGNHRCACAEGYRQREGKEVGCNLDIDECTENATICGNNSVCTNTMGNYTCACAEGYRQRKDEEVGCSLDVDECADNQTICGNNSVCANTVGNYTCACAVGYRQTEGQEVGCNLDIDECTENPNTCGNNSVCVNTEGNYTCACEEGFKPKEGEELGCSKIATAAAASTAADSSALTIGLAVCIGGVVLLAVVVLAVVVVFRARNRSSGGIRECIGLEMQGKRSDVITHEYITTQSGQQRSGVTNPTYPVLPDVLGSSTQLPSGTDVRYEEVDLPPQAELNHDAQTLYSLAGNFDDQKPSENEHKDLYSDHKIADNKAKQMATEKSQASETSPSESTYNVLSKPHVKSSIATTNTADNYNTLYGLKPNDESLKNIEPGQAGYGNPHRNDDVQYDTTYSAVRQIGDNRAQLTSNGQQDGYEYDELKVQKV from the exons GTATGGAAGCTATGAACTGTGGCAAGACAACATGTGGACATGGGACATCATGTGTGCAGGGTGGTTGTCATTGTAATCAAGGTTATGCTGGTTTACGGAGTGTGCCTGAAAGTAATGTGCTGTTTTGTTCGA AGAGTTGTTGGTCTCAGTCCTGTCCTGACAAAACTACGTGTGAATTGGTATTCCTGTACACGAGGGCTTCGCTGGTATTCAAACCCCTGTGCGAGTGTTCATCTAAAGACAGATCGCCGTCTACAGGAGAATGTGTGG ATTTTACAGCTGACGGATGTAGATGGCGTTGTGGATACAGGGCGACATGTGTACAAGGTGTCTGTGGTTGTACCGAAGGCTCAGATATCCCGATATCTTTTCCAGATAGATCGCTTCAGTTTTGTCTAC AAAGATGTGGGACTGGATGGGGCGTGTGTCCTGTCAACACCACGTGTGAAAAGGTCGGTGTAAGACATGTGTGTCTTTGCTCAGCTGGAGCACAAAGGTCTGCTAAAGGACAGTGTCTAG ATATCGACGAATGTGAAAAAAAGCCAGAGCTATGTGGCAACAACGCCGTTTGTGTAAACACGGAAGGCAACCACAGGTGCGCGTGTGCAGAGGGATACAGGCAGAGAGAGGGTAAAGAGGTGGGGTGCAACCTGG atattgatgagtgtACCGAAAATGCAACCATATGTGGTAATAACTCCGTTTGTACAAACACGATGGGCAACTACACATGCGCGTGTGCGGAGGGATACAGGCAAAGAAAGGATGAAGAGGTGGGATGCAGTCTGG ATGTTGACGAGTGCGCCGACAATCAAACCATATGTGGTAACAACTCTGTTTGTGCAAACACGGTGGGCAACTACACGTGCGCGTGTGCTGTGGggtacagacagacagagggtCAAGAGGTGGGATGCAATCTGG ATATTGATGAGTGTACCGAAAATCCAAACACATGCGGCAACAattctgtttgtgtaaataCCGAGGGCAACTACACGTGCGCATGTGAGGAGGGATTCAAGCCGAAAGAGGGCGAAGAGTTGGGGTGCAGTAAAA TCGCTACTGCCGCAGCTGCATCTACAGCCGCGGATTCCTCAGCGTTGACGATCGGTCTGGCAGTATGTATAGGCGGAGTGGTTCTTCTGGCCGTGGTCGTACtagccgttgttgttgttttcag GGCAAGAAATCGTTCGAGCGGTGGTATTAGAGAATGTATAGGATTAGAAATGCAGGGGAAACGTTCTGACGTCATAACACACGAATATATCACTACTCAATCTGGACAACAACGAAGCGGAGTTACTAATCCAACATACCCAGTACTACCGGATGTGTTGGGTTCCAGTACACAGTTGCCATCCGGCACTGACGTCCGCTACGAGGAAGTTGACCTACCGCCACAGGCAGAACTGAATCACGATGCACAGACTTTGTATAGCTTAGCAGGAAATTTCGACGATCAGAAGCCTAGTGAGAATGAACATAAGGATCTGTATTCAGATCACAAGATTGCAGACAACAAAGCCAAACAGATGGCTACGGAGAAAAGTCAGGCCTCAGAAACTTCCCCGAGCGAATCCACGTATAATGTTTTGTCCAAACCTCACGTAAAATCTTCCATTGCAACCACCAACACCGCGGACAATTATAACACACTGTATGGTTTAAAACCAAACGATGAAAGCCTAAAAAATATTGAGCCCGGGCAGGCCGGATACGGAAATCCACATAGAAACGATGACGTCCAATATGACACAACATACAGCGCTGTCAGACAAATTGGGGACAATCGCGCACAGCTGACAAGCAATGGCCAACAAGATGGTTATGAGTATGATGAACTTAAGGTACAGAAAGTTTAA